The Desulfobacteraceae bacterium genome has a window encoding:
- a CDS encoding lipid-binding SYLF domain-containing protein — MFTKTPGRAKCAALLLAVAFGLLLAIHPAAAASAGTTPEQALVDKARITLDSFVNDPQMTWLKDNLGQAKGVLIIPDMFKAGFFFGGSGGSGVLLVRDEETGEWRGPAFYILGSVNWGLQIGAQKAEVVMMVMSPAGIRALLSSNFKLGGNASVAVGPMGVGAGGATAPNLSADYLSFSRARGVYAGLILDGAVVKVNHNANLAYFNEEVTPADILTAGRVTNPQAAELLRAVSQAAR; from the coding sequence ATGTTCACCAAGACCCCAGGTCGCGCCAAATGCGCGGCGCTGCTTTTGGCAGTCGCTTTTGGGCTGCTGCTGGCGATCCACCCGGCCGCGGCCGCCTCCGCCGGCACCACCCCGGAGCAGGCGCTGGTCGACAAGGCCCGCATCACCCTGGACAGCTTTGTCAACGATCCCCAAATGACCTGGCTGAAAGACAATCTCGGACAGGCCAAGGGGGTTTTGATCATCCCCGACATGTTCAAGGCCGGCTTCTTTTTCGGCGGTTCGGGGGGAAGCGGCGTGTTGCTGGTGCGCGACGAGGAAACCGGTGAGTGGCGCGGGCCCGCCTTTTACATCCTCGGCTCCGTCAACTGGGGGCTGCAGATCGGTGCCCAGAAAGCCGAGGTGGTCATGATGGTCATGTCCCCCGCCGGCATCAGGGCCCTGCTGTCCTCCAATTTCAAGTTGGGGGGCAACGCCTCGGTGGCCGTCGGCCCCATGGGGGTGGGTGCTGGGGGTGCCACGGCCCCCAATCTCAGTGCGGACTACCTCTCCTTCAGCCGCGCCCGAGGCGTCTATGCCGGGCTGATTCTGGACGGAGCGGTTGTCAAGGTCAACCACAACGCCAACCTGGCCTACTTCAACGAAGAGGTGACGCCGGCGGACATCCTGACTGCGGGCCGGGTGACCAACCCCCAGGCCGCGGAACTGCTGCGGGCCGTGAGTCAGGCAGCCCGCTGA